A region from the Geobacter benzoatilyticus genome encodes:
- the msbA gene encoding lipid A export permease/ATP-binding protein MsbA, giving the protein METFKRILHYSRPYGWRIAISMIASFAVGGTDAAIAYMVEPLLKKIFSEKDTMIFVLLPVAVIIVFLLRGVARYVQEYYIRTASQLAIQDIRNEIYRKHMDLSLRYFFDNPVGMLMSRIMSDVGQMQQGVANVITGLLRDGVTAIGLLGVIFYRDWQLALITFIVLPVTAIPTQKIGRRIKILAKQSLEQMGEITSILQETFTGIKVVKAFRLERREVERFNRTNFTMYRNLRKSIKYAALHTPVMEVITSLGVAGVIWFGGRRVMAGELSASEFFSFLTAMVMLYSPIKKVLSAYNTVQQSVGAAERVFDALDQRPEVEDPAEPVAFGKSKGDVELRNVSFRYNDEEVLRNVSLKAGRGDVVALVGPSGAGKTTIMSLIPRFYDVTGGEVLIDGIDVRRLRLDDLLRQIALVDQETVLFNETIANNIRLGCSDASLEDVEQAARAAFAHDFIMEMPDGYETNIGDRGVRLSGGQRQRLCIARAILKDAPILLLDEATSALDTESEHMVQKALANLMQNRTTFVIAHRLSTILHADRIVVIEKGEVVEVGTNDELLARNGLYRKLYDMQFSRDGGN; this is encoded by the coding sequence ATGGAAACCTTCAAACGTATTCTGCATTACAGCCGGCCCTATGGATGGCGGATTGCCATTTCCATGATTGCGTCTTTTGCCGTTGGGGGCACCGATGCGGCAATCGCCTATATGGTAGAACCCCTTCTGAAAAAGATTTTCAGCGAAAAGGACACGATGATTTTCGTCCTGCTGCCGGTGGCGGTGATTATCGTATTCCTTCTTCGCGGGGTGGCCCGCTATGTCCAGGAATATTACATCCGTACAGCCAGCCAGCTTGCCATTCAGGATATCCGCAACGAAATCTACCGCAAGCACATGGATTTGTCGCTGCGGTATTTCTTCGACAACCCCGTGGGGATGCTCATGTCGCGGATCATGAGCGATGTGGGGCAGATGCAGCAGGGGGTTGCCAACGTAATCACCGGGCTGCTGCGCGATGGGGTAACCGCCATCGGACTGCTGGGAGTCATTTTCTATCGTGATTGGCAGTTGGCCCTCATTACGTTTATTGTGCTTCCTGTGACCGCAATTCCCACCCAGAAAATCGGCAGGAGGATCAAAATCCTCGCAAAACAGTCCCTCGAACAGATGGGAGAAATTACCAGCATCCTCCAGGAGACTTTTACCGGCATCAAGGTGGTCAAGGCGTTTCGCCTGGAGCGGAGAGAGGTCGAGCGGTTCAATCGAACCAATTTCACGATGTACCGCAATCTCCGTAAAAGCATCAAATACGCGGCTCTCCATACGCCGGTCATGGAGGTCATCACCTCCCTGGGGGTGGCCGGGGTAATCTGGTTCGGCGGCCGGAGGGTGATGGCAGGGGAACTGTCGGCGTCGGAGTTTTTTTCCTTTCTGACGGCGATGGTAATGCTCTACTCCCCCATCAAGAAAGTGCTCAGTGCGTATAATACCGTCCAGCAGTCGGTGGGGGCGGCCGAACGTGTCTTCGATGCCCTTGACCAGAGGCCCGAGGTGGAGGACCCGGCGGAGCCGGTCGCGTTCGGGAAGTCGAAGGGTGATGTAGAACTTCGCAATGTCTCTTTCCGCTACAATGATGAGGAGGTGCTGCGCAATGTTTCGCTGAAAGCCGGCCGCGGTGATGTCGTGGCCCTCGTGGGCCCTTCAGGGGCGGGCAAGACCACCATCATGTCGCTCATACCCCGTTTTTACGATGTTACCGGCGGAGAGGTGCTTATCGACGGGATTGACGTGCGAAGGTTGCGCCTCGACGACCTGCTCCGCCAAATTGCCCTGGTGGATCAGGAAACGGTTCTTTTCAATGAAACCATTGCCAACAATATCCGCCTCGGCTGCTCCGATGCTTCCCTTGAGGATGTGGAACAGGCCGCGCGGGCGGCATTCGCGCACGATTTCATCATGGAAATGCCTGATGGTTACGAAACGAACATAGGCGACAGGGGGGTACGGCTTTCCGGCGGCCAGCGCCAGCGTCTCTGCATTGCCAGGGCAATTCTCAAGGATGCGCCGATTCTGCTGCTGGATGAGGCTACCAGTGCCTTGGATACCGAGAGTGAGCACATGGTGCAGAAGGCCCTTGCCAATCTCATGCAAAACAGAACCACTTTCGTCATTGCTCACCGGCTTTCCACAATTCTCCACGCTGACCGCATCGTGGTCATAGAGAAGGGAGAAGTGGTGGAGGTGGGAACAAACGATGAACTCCTGGCCCGCAACGGGCTTTACCGCAAGCTCTACGACATGCAGTTCAGCAGGGACGGCGGTAACTAA
- the lpxB gene encoding lipid-A-disaccharide synthase, translating into MDTEKKKRVMIVAGEASGDLHGSNLVREALRLDPSLSFYGVGGPHMRDAGVETIVDSSEMAVVGLVEVLAHFGVIYRAFSTLKREIKSNPPDLLILIDYPDFNLLVARVAKRAGVKVLYYISPTVWAWRSGRVKTIARYVDHMAVLFPFEVPFYEKEGVPVTCVGHPLADKVSPSMSRTGAQAAFGIDPERRVIGLFPGSRHGEIARLLPVILESAKLLQKRYPGIQFILPLASSLADGDIYPQLAESGLDVVVARDKIYDVIQVCDAVVTVSGTVALEVALMGVPMVIIYTVSPLTYEIGKRLIRVKNVGICNIVAGERVVPELIQHEVTAERISGEIGRYLDDAGYTAETKAKLADVKKKLGSGGCSERVAGLALGLLGKSN; encoded by the coding sequence ATGGATACAGAAAAGAAAAAACGCGTGATGATCGTGGCCGGTGAAGCCTCGGGAGACCTCCATGGCTCGAACCTGGTAAGAGAGGCCTTGCGGCTGGACCCCTCGCTCTCCTTTTACGGCGTCGGCGGTCCGCATATGCGGGACGCGGGTGTAGAAACCATCGTCGATTCATCCGAGATGGCCGTTGTGGGACTGGTGGAAGTTCTGGCCCATTTCGGGGTCATTTACCGGGCATTCTCGACCTTGAAACGGGAGATAAAGTCCAATCCGCCGGATCTCCTGATCCTCATCGACTACCCCGATTTCAATCTGCTCGTGGCGCGGGTGGCGAAGCGGGCAGGGGTAAAGGTCCTCTATTACATAAGCCCGACGGTGTGGGCCTGGCGTAGCGGAAGGGTGAAAACCATTGCCCGTTACGTGGATCACATGGCGGTGCTGTTTCCTTTCGAAGTACCCTTTTACGAAAAGGAGGGGGTGCCGGTCACCTGTGTGGGGCATCCCCTGGCGGATAAGGTTTCTCCCTCCATGTCCCGTACCGGGGCCCAGGCGGCCTTCGGGATTGATCCCGAGCGACGGGTTATTGGACTCTTCCCCGGAAGCAGGCATGGAGAAATAGCCCGCCTGCTTCCCGTTATTCTTGAGAGTGCGAAACTGCTCCAGAAACGTTATCCCGGCATCCAGTTCATTCTTCCGCTTGCATCGAGCCTCGCCGACGGTGACATCTACCCCCAACTGGCGGAGTCGGGCCTGGATGTGGTTGTTGCCAGAGACAAGATTTACGATGTGATACAGGTATGCGATGCCGTTGTAACGGTGTCGGGGACCGTTGCCCTTGAAGTTGCCCTGATGGGGGTGCCGATGGTGATTATCTATACGGTTTCTCCCCTTACGTACGAAATCGGGAAGCGGCTCATCCGGGTGAAGAATGTCGGTATCTGCAACATCGTGGCCGGTGAGCGGGTAGTGCCCGAGCTGATCCAGCATGAAGTCACTGCCGAACGCATTTCAGGCGAAATTGGCCGCTATCTGGATGATGCGGGTTATACCGCGGAAACAAAAGCGAAGCTTGCCGATGTAAAGAAAAAACTAGGCTCCGGGGGATGCTCGGAGCGGGTTGCCGGGCTTGCGCTGGGGCTTCTGGGGAAGTCAAACTGA